A single genomic interval of Candidatus Neomarinimicrobiota bacterium harbors:
- a CDS encoding DNA translocase FtsK produces MDWLGLIPSILILAVAIVVVVSLYFRWSMYQPLNRLWKYWTESCHNWRISRKERKSKEKRVKAAKKGKTEKKKDKKNKKSKEGTIPEKPEPDDDQKPVIREDDSQDVTAQKNEPQKMETGEKETIDEQGRYGFEISEKRTDDSIDYDDFIEEGKKKEYHFPSVDLLNDPPPGYEIDPNELKENADILTKTLADFGVTGKVVKVVPGPVVTLYEVEPATGVRVSKISSLADDIARVMAAKRIRIIAPIPGKKVVGVEIPNRKPEIVYFKSIINSERFTMADDKLVIALGKTANGEPFVFNLAKMPHLLIAGTTGSGKSVCINTLLMSVLYRAKPSEVKFILIDPKKLELSVYKALKEYHLITNDDIGEHVITRPQNAVLALRSAEVEMERRYTVLANATVRNIDEYNKKLADGLVEGEHLPYLLIVIDELADLILTAGKEIEEPIARLAQMARAVGIHLIIATQRPSVDVITGVIRSNFPARIGFQVPTKIDSRTILDTGGAEKLLGKGDMLFLSPGRSEPIRIHNAFITLEEIERVMDHINEQPGSGDDFILPSVKEEEEEGGGGDFELSTERDPLFEEALKLVVMHQQGSISLIQRRLRVGYSRAARLIDELEQEGIVGPFTGSKAREVLVDINYLEHLESLENGSFEEVDDDS; encoded by the coding sequence ATGGATTGGTTGGGACTGATTCCATCCATTCTTATTCTTGCTGTTGCCATAGTTGTCGTAGTGAGCCTTTATTTCAGATGGAGCATGTATCAACCCCTCAACCGGCTCTGGAAATACTGGACAGAGAGCTGTCACAACTGGAGGATATCACGAAAAGAGCGTAAATCGAAAGAAAAAAGGGTCAAAGCTGCCAAGAAGGGGAAAACAGAAAAAAAGAAAGACAAAAAAAACAAGAAAAGTAAAGAAGGCACAATACCGGAAAAACCGGAACCGGATGACGATCAGAAACCTGTAATCCGGGAGGATGATTCACAGGATGTGACAGCTCAAAAGAATGAACCTCAAAAGATGGAAACGGGAGAAAAAGAAACAATAGACGAACAAGGCCGTTACGGATTTGAAATCAGCGAAAAACGAACAGATGACAGCATCGATTACGATGATTTTATTGAAGAAGGGAAAAAAAAAGAATATCATTTTCCCAGCGTGGATTTATTAAATGATCCACCGCCCGGGTATGAAATAGATCCCAACGAACTTAAGGAAAATGCAGATATACTCACAAAAACCCTGGCTGATTTTGGTGTAACCGGTAAAGTTGTGAAAGTTGTCCCGGGTCCGGTTGTAACACTCTATGAGGTGGAACCGGCCACAGGAGTCCGGGTGAGTAAAATTTCATCTCTGGCAGACGACATTGCCCGTGTGATGGCAGCCAAACGAATTCGTATCATTGCCCCCATTCCCGGAAAAAAGGTAGTCGGTGTCGAGATTCCCAACCGGAAACCGGAAATCGTTTATTTTAAATCCATCATAAATTCCGAACGGTTTACCATGGCCGACGATAAGCTGGTCATTGCCCTGGGTAAGACGGCCAATGGGGAACCTTTTGTTTTTAATCTGGCCAAAATGCCCCATCTTCTCATCGCCGGAACCACCGGCTCGGGAAAATCCGTCTGCATCAATACATTACTTATGTCTGTTCTGTATCGTGCCAAGCCGTCGGAAGTTAAATTTATCCTGATTGACCCCAAAAAGCTGGAACTGTCTGTATATAAGGCTCTTAAAGAATACCATCTCATCACCAATGATGATATTGGGGAACATGTTATTACAAGGCCTCAAAATGCCGTCCTGGCTCTCCGGAGTGCCGAGGTGGAAATGGAACGGCGTTATACCGTACTGGCAAATGCCACGGTCCGGAATATCGATGAATACAACAAGAAACTGGCAGATGGCCTGGTGGAAGGGGAACATCTGCCTTATCTTCTGATTGTGATCGATGAATTGGCAGATCTGATACTGACAGCAGGAAAAGAGATAGAAGAACCGATAGCCCGGCTCGCCCAGATGGCCCGTGCTGTTGGGATTCACCTTATAATCGCTACTCAGCGCCCCAGCGTGGATGTGATTACCGGCGTGATTCGTTCAAATTTTCCCGCCCGTATCGGTTTTCAGGTCCCAACAAAAATCGACAGCCGAACCATCCTCGATACAGGAGGTGCCGAAAAGCTTTTAGGCAAAGGGGATATGCTTTTTCTTTCTCCTGGGCGCTCAGAACCCATCCGTATTCACAATGCCTTTATTACCCTTGAGGAAATCGAACGGGTAATGGATCATATTAATGAACAGCCAGGATCCGGGGATGACTTTATCCTGCCTTCTGTGAAGGAGGAAGAAGAAGAAGGTGGGGGTGGTGATTTTGAACTTTCGACAGAACGGGATCCCTTGTTTGAAGAAGCTCTGAAACTGGTTGTGATGCATCAACAGGGCTCAATATCCCTGATTCAGCGCCGTTTACGCGTGGGTTACAGCCGGGCGGCGCGACTGATTGATGAATTGGAACAGGAGGGTATTGTAGGACCCTTTACCGGCTCAAAAGCGCGGGAAGTGCTGGTGGATATCAATTATTTAGAACATCTGGAATCCCTTGAAAACGGGAGTTTTGAGGAAGTAGATGATGATTCGTAA
- a CDS encoding SMP-30/gluconolactonase/LRE family protein yields the protein MIRKFYPVLFLLLLLSACSKQDFQFSEDLVKITEGLDFPEGPVFAGDDLLFSNCYGMWIGRWTAEGRLDTFADLSGKDFKPNGLCWTSPGYLWVCEFNQGRILKFDASGKVLKVLNNDGESFSRPNDMTLYNGLIYFTDPKSYSKTVWDGCIYMLNPETEEIKLLTGGLAFPNGIAVGPEGENLYVCESALNRITVLSLKNPEEREVLVKLPGGDPDGIEFYDDKTLLVAHFGNGKMYSIDIVTKTVTDSLELPGKRVTNCVISPDKKSLYITETVTNALYKLSIKP from the coding sequence ATGATTCGTAAATTTTACCCCGTACTGTTTCTCCTGCTTCTTTTGTCTGCCTGTTCAAAACAGGATTTTCAATTCAGTGAGGATTTAGTAAAAATAACAGAAGGACTCGATTTTCCCGAAGGTCCGGTTTTTGCCGGCGATGATTTGCTTTTTTCCAATTGCTATGGTATGTGGATCGGCCGGTGGACTGCAGAAGGACGCCTGGATACATTTGCCGATCTGTCCGGCAAGGATTTCAAACCCAATGGACTCTGTTGGACTTCCCCCGGATATTTATGGGTTTGTGAATTTAACCAGGGACGAATCCTGAAATTTGATGCATCCGGTAAGGTTCTCAAGGTTTTGAATAATGACGGCGAAAGCTTTTCACGTCCGAACGATATGACTCTGTATAACGGGTTGATATATTTTACCGATCCGAAATCCTATTCAAAAACCGTTTGGGACGGCTGTATTTATATGCTGAATCCCGAAACGGAAGAAATTAAATTGCTGACAGGCGGACTCGCTTTTCCAAACGGGATTGCTGTGGGCCCCGAAGGAGAAAACCTCTATGTGTGTGAATCAGCCCTGAACCGGATAACGGTTTTGTCCCTCAAAAATCCTGAAGAACGTGAAGTTTTAGTTAAGCTCCCCGGTGGAGATCCGGATGGCATTGAATTTTATGATGACAAAACACTCCTTGTAGCTCATTTTGGTAACGGGAAAATGTATAGTATCGATATTGTCACTAAAACTGTCACCGATAGTTTGGAATTGCCGGGAAAACGGGTGACAAATTGCGTGATAAGTCCGGATAAAAAATCTCTCTACATCACTGAAACGGTTACAAATGCCCTCTATAAACTGTCGATAAAGCCCTGA